In the genome of Phlebotomus papatasi isolate M1 chromosome 2, Ppap_2.1, whole genome shotgun sequence, one region contains:
- the LOC129804099 gene encoding uncharacterized protein LOC129804099 → MVAIIIDNHLFHRLKITPSEFQQYTAAIKQMFPTEDERVYYCPRPKKCKANPKGKLYARYKNILSKYKGNLRNSEERIPSPSSPIVECDDISEIIMESVQWLHQNSEPWDDVVCKWKITSSWRIQEFKRDSDASLESFLNKWPICKNPEGFNLMMIDFETENPNVAVGESTSFETSFTRIVNRVLFIMTTDIKDKPSKQLLKKIYDPLTTEDSIDCILVLLLNALILPDREDGNKKPTIKDAQRDMILHVKTENQVSGAVEEVRKRHEQPIIVVIGSEITNLTKFQVHFKEISYEIPKFATCVEVILKISLFFRIKYPYRCKHAWEILQGYFIRTSNEVHNPKVQDILNRIN, encoded by the exons ATGGTTGCAATAATAATTGACAATCATTTGTTCCACCGACTCAAAATTACTCCGTCCGAATTTCAGCAATATACAGCAGCAATCAAGCAAATGTTTCCAACTGAAGATGag aGAGTATATTATTGTCCACGACCAAAGAAATGTAAGGCAAATCCAAAAGGAAAGCTTTATGCTcgatacaaaaatattttatccaaaTACAAAGGAAATCTCAGGAATTCCGAAGAGCGAATCCCATCACCCTCATCACCCATCGTTGAATGTGATGATATTTCAG aaATAATTATGGAAAGCGTGCAATGGCTTCATCAAAATTCCGAGCCATGGGATGATGTTGTCTGCAAATGGAAGATCACGTCCAGTTGGAGAATTCAGGAATTCAAAAGAGATTCGGACGCATCTCTTGAatcatttttgaataaatggcCTATATGCAAGAATCCAGAGGGCTTCAATTTG ATGATGATAGATTTTGAGACTGAAAACCCAAACGTCGCCGTCGGTGAGAGTACATCCTTTGAAACCAGTTTTACTCGAATTGTCAACAGAGTACTGTTCATAATGACAACTGATATAAAAGATAAACCCAGTAAGCAATTGTTGAAAAAGATATATGATCCTCTTACAACAGAAG ACTCAATAGATTGTATCCTGGTTCTCCTATTGAACGCTTTGATTCTCCCAGACCGTGAGGATGGCAACAAGAAGCCAACTATAAAAGATGCTCAAAGGGACATGATCCTTCACGTCAAGACCGAAAATCAGGTTTCAGGAGCTGTCGAGGAAGTGAGGAAGCGACATGAGCAGCCAATAATTGTTGTAATTGGCTCAGAAATTACGAACCTCACTAAGTTTCAAGTCCACTTCAAAGAGATTTCATATGAAATCCCAAAATTCGCAACGTGCGTGGAAGTTATTCTCAAAATAAGCCTTTTCTTTCGGATTAAGTACCCCTACAGATGCAAACACGCTTGGGAAATTCTTCAGGGATATTTCATTCGCACTTCAAACGAAGTGCACAATCCAAAAGTCCAAGATATATTGAATAGAATCAATTAA